AGGGAACAGAGCAAGAGGCACTGCAGACTTTGAGATAACAGAATAAAACGTGTAAGATGACACAACGTTTTGTTAGAGGCAAACCCCCAATCTCAACAAATGCAGGTTTTGATCTGGTGACTCTAAGCCCTGGCAGTGGGActctggaaatgctgctgccaAAAGCCCCCAGGGGAAGGGGAGTGTTTGGCTGCACCGAGCACCACGAGCACCACGGCGCTGTCAGATCATAACCGGTGCTGACCACACCTAGAGCTCAGTCCTCGTGtgggctgcacacacacactctgctcctgctcccagatcACAGCGGGATCAGCCTACGGCACAAACCGCTGCAAGACAGAAATTCAAGGGACAGCTGCAGACCAAAACTAGGGAGAAACACAAACTTGCCGAAGTCGAGCCCGTCGTCTGCCTGGGTAAGCAGTTTATTTCTTTATCAGCATCTTTCTAGCTAACCAGAAATCTCGCACAGCCTATAGACAGAAAACTAACGCTCTGAACAACAGGGAAACCACAGCtgtttaaaaatgctgaaactCCTGTACTGTGTACATGTGCCTGAGCTTGGAATGGAATGGCTGAACTCTTTTAACAACACCAAAAAGTGAATTCTTTATCACAAGAGCTCTTTTATAAACATTCTAAGTGGTGGGATGGGAATTCAGTTTAGTATAGCTGGCTTTAGGCTGTTCAGAAGAGAAATAATCCTTTCGGGCTAGTTTTTATCCTAAAAGTCTGATTTTAAACTCCCTTTATGTGTTCGACCAAGAGCGTCGATATTGTTGATCAAGCACAGTTGcaatcaaaatttaaaagaacatgTAAATTGAAGAGATGATAGAATTTTTCAGGTGGGTTTTCACAGCTTCAAATCTAAAAAGCCAGTGACTTTAGGGAAAAACTTCAGATTTAATTTAAACTAACAAATGAGCAATCACTTCCAAAGCAATGGTACATATGACAATACAATACAGTTACAAGATGAATTCTAAGGCACCTTATCCCATTTAACGGTTATTTTTAACGAGAGATATAAATATTTGCCTGTGCAAACTTGTATTTAAGCCTCAGTTTTCGTCATTCTTGAACAAAAGGCTCAGTTTGTGCCAGTACCTCCATTAGATGCAATTACAGCATTAAATATTAATGGTGGCTTCCTTGGAGGAATTGACCACTTTGATCAGAACATGCTGTTGGTAATGCACCATCAGCGGCCGCTCTGATCCTGACGCTTCCTGGACGCACAGCCACTGCCCTAAGGGAGAGATTCCAGGAGCCAGCTGGACTCTCTAAAAGCCCTCAGCCTCATGCACACAGCCGTGCCCACTGCCTGTGTCTGGCTTCCTTACCAGTCCTGACCCGGAGACTTTGATTAGATCCCAAACTCTCTTTCAACACCTTGGCAGGACTGAACAGGCCCACACCAGTCACTAACAATCCTCCAGGTGATCGACCCTCCTGATCACACGATTTCTCCCCAGTGCAGGGTGGGCTCCCTGCTGTGAAGACTCACCTTGTTCTTCTGCTTCCAGGccggggaggagcagggatcagccagccccagggagcCGGGAGAGCCATGCCGGACTCCTTCGCCATCCACTTCCTCAaggtgctgagggagctgctggccttCGTGCTGTTCAGCTACACGGTGCTGCTCGGGGCGCTGCTGCTCGCCGGCTGGACCACCTACTTCCTGGTGCTTAAATgagagctctgctcctgctcctgctcccacgGGCTTTCCAGAGGCACCCGGCTCCACGGCGCAGCCCCGCACACGGGATGAAGGCTCCTTCCCCCTGCGCCAAACCTGCAAGAGTTTTGTGCTGTTACTGCCTCATCACAGTCTTATTTTCCTATGTAAAAACAATAAAGGTTAAAAGAAAAGGTATCCCTGTGTATGCACTTTACAGATCCTTGTGGCTCTTGCAGATTCTTTGTGCCTCCTGGACGTTTGTTTCTGTTCCCTGAACTATTAAAAAGcctcccagcagttttctcctGAGATTCCCACCCTGCCAAGCGCAGCATAGGGGACGGCAGGGATGCAACACCATTCCAACATCTCAACAAACAAGTCCTGCCTTGTCCTACTCTGCCTCATTAAGGGTGTGAAGGCAGACACACAGAAATTACTTGTAATTTGTTTTAGAAGTCCTggaaaaagacatttcagaTCAGCACAAGGTTCCCCTCTCCCTACAGTTTTATGAGGTACAGGGTTGTTACCTGGCGTTCTCAGGCTTTTCTACAAGTGTTTAAGATTAAATGAAGGATGTGTGATACACCACTTCCTCAGTAATGTAACCTGCTCTGAGTAACTGAGTCTCTGAGAACAGGAATTTCtgctataaataaaaagaattgaTCTAATTGATCAAGGCCTTTTTGTGTGGAAGCCTTTGCTGGAAAAGGTAGAGATTATCACTAGCATGGAACTACCCAAAATCAAAGCAGCATCGTGTACTTTAGAACGACAAAAGATGAATTAAACCAGTGAAGTGAGGAGCAGCATTTGTGCCTCTGAGTTGGTGATCATGATCTGTCCCTGCTGGAATTACCTTTTACCCAATGGGAGCTGATTTCAATCCAGATGCAGGGTTGGGTTTTTAGTTTCTTCCTTATCTTGGGGGTTCTGCCCCATGTCCTTGTGGCCCATAAATTCTGTAGTCCTTGTGTCCAAAGCCTTCTTCCCAAGCTTTGTTAATCATCCCCAAGATCTAAGATCACTGAAACACATCAAGCCCTAAACCTTAACGAGGCAATTCCGCCACCAAGTAATTTGGTTTTCTAACACCTGGACACCACTCAGCGCTTGTTGGCTGCTCTGTTTCACAGATGAAATCTTGTTGATGAGGCTTGAAAGCTACAAAGATCAAAACCCCAAAGAACAGCCTTTCTTAAAGAGAATTTTTACACATCCCACATTTTGCAACAATTAGGCAGGACCCTGTTTCAATAATCCCCTTCTCATTCCCAGCAACTAGGCAAATTGTTGCCTGTTTCTGACCCTTAGGATGTTGGGCATCTCAGCAAAACACAGAGGACCTGTCTCCCAACACCACTTGTGCTCCACGGGGCTGTGACGGCGGAGGGGACGCGAGTACATCCCCGGGGACATCTCCCGctccctccctcagcccctgctccctcaCGTTCCCGCCACAGCCCTCACGGCCCCGCGCGCCCCTTCACGTGCCCCCGCTCTGCGCGTGCGCCGCGCTCGACCCCGCCCACGCCACCGCACCCCGGCAGGCGTGCGCGGTGACGTCACTTCCCGCGCGCCGGGCGggccaagatggcggcgggcgggcggtgGCTGCGGAGCTGCTGCTCCGTGCTCAGGTACCGCGGCGGGCCGGGGGGAGAGGCTGAGGGGGAGACGCGCGGCACACACCGCGCTGCACACACCGTGCTCCCCACCCGCGGGCTGTAGGCTAAAGAGTACAGGgcataaaagaaggaaaaccgaccagttgttttcattaaagTGCTGTAGAACAAAAGAAAttctctgtgcttctgttttTCCGCTCGAGTGTTTCCGTGATAGACCCTGACCCCAGGGCATTTGCACAGCTTGGGTTGTAAGTAAAACTGGCTAGAGAGACCCAAGTGTCGCTGGATTGTAACAAACCTGTCACATTTTTCATCTGCATGTACCTCACACCAAttttaagcatatttttaaCCTATTTTCCAATATTATTGACTATCAGCAGTGTGCTGGTACCAGATAACATACGTTTTCTCTCTGAAAGCATTAATAATGTACTAGTTACTATGCTTGTCTTTTCTTGCACTTACAACTAAACACtaatacaaaatttaaaacaaacttaCTCATTACTCTTACATAGCTGCACCATAGAAGCCTGGCATAGACAAGTTCCCCTGGAACAGCTTCTgggtgtttttcttctctttgatccCTATTCCCACTGCACACAGGGGTGCTAAACTTTGCCTCTTGCCTTTCCAGACGCAGCTTCCCAGTTCTGGCCAGTGTCCGGCAGCGAGGCCTCTCAAGTGGACGGTGGCAccaggctgtggggctgggggtggcccTGTGCGCTGTCCCTGTCGTGGAGGTACCCCCAGCACCCCTTTCCTTGCAACAGTTTAACACCCAAACCCACCTGTTTGGCCTGGTTTTCCTCCTGGGATTGCATCCTCTGCGAGCTTGGCCGTGCAGCCTCGCAGCGAGGCTTTTCCTCACCTTTGTGTTTGACTGGCATCCGTAGGAGGGCGATGGAAAGGTCACACGGGTGTCTTGTGttgcagcagcagggctcagggTCCCTCAGCAACGATGCCCTGATCAGAAGAGCCGTGTCCCTGGTGACAGACAGCACGGCCACGCTGCTCTCCCAGACCACCTACGCGCTGATCGAGGCGCTCACCGAGTACACCAAGGTGAGCTCGGGGGTCACACGCCTGGCACGAGCCACTGCTGGGAGTGCCAGCTGGTCTGGCACTAACTACACCTCTTAAACCACGCTCAAAATGAGcttttgcaaaattaatttaaccAAAGAGGTGTGGGGGGTTGAAGATGTCAGGTCCCTCGGGAGCTGTGGGGTCACTTTTACACCAAATGTGGAAGTTACTTTGAGCTTTGTTAAACTGTTGCTTTTGGATTAAAATTTGacaatcctggaatggtttgggttggaaggaccttaaagctcttcCATtcacatgggcagggacacctttcactatcctagggtgctccaagcccatccaacctggtcttggacagtttcagggatggggcagccacagctgctctgggcagcctgtgccagggcctcaccaccctcacagccaagaatttttCCCAAACTAACCCCTACCTAATCTCATCTAACCCTtccctctgtcagtgtgaatCCATTCCTCTTTCGTGTCATTCCATGCCCTTGTAAGAAGTCCTTCTTTTTACTTAAGGCAAAACAACCCTGGAACTCAGAACTGGGGCTGAAGAAACTCACAGCAGTTATTTTTATTACCTGTGTACTGAGTTCTCTGTTCTTGGGCATTTTattgcccttctctgccttTCTATGGCCATGAACTGAATTCCATCAGAAGAACGGAGTGAGCCATACATAAGTCTGAAACAACAAGacagttttaattttgcaaataaagTGCCAGTTTGAGTAAAGCATTTGCATTCCAGTTTATCAAGTATCTAATTTTGCTAATTAACACCAGGTAACACTGAGACAATGCCAGAGCTGTGCAGGTTGTCACGGTAACTGTGCAAAATGATTCCTTCACAGGCAGTTTATACCCTGGTGTCTCTCTACAAGCAATACTCAGATCTCCTTGGGAAAATGAACTCAGAAGAGGTGGATGCAGTCTGGCAGGTGGTCATAGGAGCCAGAGTGGATGTAAGCAAACAAACCTCCCTTCCCTCACCATGTGCCTCTCTAACCCTGCTCACAACGTTCTCCACAGCTCAGGAGAGCTCTCAGGTCTGTTACACCTTGTTAATGCTTTATCCTGCTCCTAGATGACCACCAAGCAGCAGGAATACCTCAGGCTGGAATCCAGTTGGATGACGGCGCTGCGGCTGTCAGAGATGGCGGCAGAGGCCGCGTATCAGTCAGGTGAGCCCCTgcccctcttccctttctcaaCACAGCTCAGACACACAATGTACATTCAGTtaacatcacaattgacagctGGTGCCTAGTTTTTAGAGATCCTGACCACATACATTCTTTTTTTGGCTACAAGTCTGTAGATGCATTGAGAACTAGGCCTGGAAACTTCACATGTGGTTTAGGTCAAGACAAACCATGGCCAAAAATGTCTG
The DNA window shown above is from Corvus hawaiiensis isolate bCorHaw1 chromosome 18, bCorHaw1.pri.cur, whole genome shotgun sequence and carries:
- the DIABLO gene encoding diablo IAP-binding mitochondrial protein isoform X2; protein product: MAAGGRWLRSCCSVLRRSFPVLASVRQRGLSSGRWHQAVGLGVALCAVPVVEQGSGSLSNDALIRRAVSLVTDSTATLLSQTTYALIEALTEYTKAVYTLVSLYKQYSDLLGKMNSEEVDAVWQVVIGARVDMTTKQQEYLRLESSWMTALRLSEMAAEAAYQSGADQASVTARSHIQLVKAQVQEVRLLSQKAETKLAEAQTEELIKAQGEDSLLPQGVLGNTDPGDDPYLRED
- the DIABLO gene encoding diablo IAP-binding mitochondrial protein isoform X1, translating into MAAGGRWLRSCCSVLRRSFPVLASVRQRGLSSGRWHQAVGLGVALCAVPVVEQQGSGSLSNDALIRRAVSLVTDSTATLLSQTTYALIEALTEYTKAVYTLVSLYKQYSDLLGKMNSEEVDAVWQVVIGARVDMTTKQQEYLRLESSWMTALRLSEMAAEAAYQSGADQASVTARSHIQLVKAQVQEVRLLSQKAETKLAEAQTEELIKAQGEDSLLPQGVLGNTDPGDDPYLRED